The nucleotide sequence CATCAATGCCTTTTCTGCTTCCTTTTCTTTCGTAATATTTCGTATCGCTCCGTCGAAATATATTTTCCCGTCTACTCCCTTTATTTTTATTGAATTGAGGTAGCCCCAGAAAGTGCTACCATCTTTTCGTCTAAATTCAATTTCTTTATTCTCAACCGATCCTTTTTCAACCACCTCATCGCCTACTTCCTTCCTCTGGTTTGGGTTTTTGTATAATTCCATAGGATCCATCGCCATAATTTCTTCGGTAGAATTATGGCCAAACATTTTTACAAACTCGTCATTTACATAGATGATCCCTTTTCGATTTTCACTTCTATATATGGCTTCATTGATGTTTCTATTTATACTTTCAAGCAACTGTTCTCTCGAACGAATTTTCTCCAAAAACTCTTTTTCCTTCGTAACATCACGAATAGCGCCATCCCAAAAAAGATCCCCCGCATCATTTTTATGCATGATGGTACTTACAAGCCCAACAAATTCTGAATTATCCTTTCTTAAGAATACCACTTCCTCATTTTCATAGGAGTGATTTGCGTTCAACCTATTGATTAAGCGAATACGATCTTTGGGATCCTTATACATTTTAGAGATTGCTCGATTTTTCACATCATCCTCAGATGAAAAACCAAACATTCTTACAAATGCCTTATTTACATATATCAGCCCATCTTCGGCACTGCGAAAAACAGCCTCACTTATATTCTGGTTGACAGATTCCAGAAGTTGGTTAAAGTCCATACTCTTAGTCAATTAGCTGGTTGACTGTTATTGTAAAAGAATAAAAGTCCTAGTCCTTTACCATCAGGTAATTTCCTTTGACTTTAATTTCTCGGTGGTTAATCTTAAAAATTTGTTGCCCATCTGAGTCCAAAACTCCCCAGGCGTTGTTATTGGATACCAAAATCTGGCTTCCATGATCTTCTAGTTGGTCATAAGCAGGTCTCAAGATGAATACTCCTGACCCATCTACCAAACCAAATTGACTATCTATATTCTGCACAAGATAATTACCTGTACTTAATCTGCGTATAGATTTCCAAATAAGTTCTAATACCTCATTTCCCTCTTTATCCACCAACCCGTACATGCCATTTACTTCTACAATTGACTTTCCCTTTTCGAATGAAGAAACAGATTCATAATATGGTTGAACACGGATCTGCTCATTTTTATTGATAAACCCCCATCTACCTCTTAATAAAATTGGTGCGCGTCCTTCTTGAAATGAACCAACTTGATCATACCGATTGCTAATTCTTAATCTCCCTTTATTATCCACAAAGCCCATTCTGTTTTCTTTTGTTATCGAAAAAAACCCTTCACCATACCCTGAAATGTTTTGATAACCCTCCTCATATCTAAGTATTCTTTCACCTTCAGAATTCAAGAGAATAGAAACTCCATCATTACTTAACTCATAATGATCTGACCACAATTTTATACTTTCAAACTCCGGATAAATCTCTATTTCTCCTTTTGCATTTAGCAACCCAAAGTTCCCCTCCTCTCCCAAAATCAGTGTAAATGCTCCTAATTTCTTTATTGGCCGAGCGGTAGTTTTATGCATTTTTAAGTCATTTTTATAAATGGTATAACCCCTTCCTCTCCTTCCCGCTAGAATATCTCCCAAATCTATAATTTCTTCATACTCTGGCCTTACAGACCATAGACCATTGGCATTTAATACGCCCCAGCGGTTTAAATATAAAATCAGGTACTTATCGTAAGAAGTAATTATACTATCGTATTTGAAAACTCCAATCTCATCATTTAAATGATCAATGATTCCCCAGTGATTGTTTCTCTTACCGATCAATTGATTTCGTAGACCATAGTTCAGCTGCTGGTATGGAAGTCGATTTTTCACTCCACCTTTCAAGTCAAGAAGGAACCACTCATTCTTCTGAAGACCAAGAAAGAGGTTATCGACAAATACAATTGAATCATACCCTGAGATAAACGATTTTCCATTTTCTTCAAGAACTGACCACTTCCTCGTCCTACTATTTTGCACGACCAGGTAATCAACAGCTATATCCTTAAGAAGGAACTCATGATTCTGAAGTAAATTATTATTCTTTAATACCAAGTGATGAGCCCCATTTAAATAGCCAACTAATAGTCCACTTTTGCTGGTTGAAAGAGAATCACACTCCCACGTGAGCAGGACAGTATCCGCTTGATAAATAGTCCATTTTGGGAATGAAACAGGATTCATTCCAATTCCCTTTTTTTCGTAGTTCTTATTTACAAAATCATGAATAACTTTTCCCTCTATGGATAAAAATCCTGCATACCCATCCCTGAAAGCTATCCATCCATCATCAAATGACAATGAATCTAATCCCAATTGCATCAGTTCTCCACTAGAATAATAAAGATCAGTTTTATGACTTTTTTTCTTGCCAATGAACAGTCCGTTCGACTCAACGACAGACTTGTATTGGAGAGGCACCAAGACCTGATTATCAAACGAGACAATTCCAAATTGCAAATACTTACCATTAAAGTCACCTACTAACCAATGTGATCCAATGGGTTCGATTGTGAAATAATTGAAACTTATCAATGTATTTCCTTTGGAATCCAGTATTCCATGAAACAGTTTATTGCTAAATTTTCCTTTAATTGATGCTTTGAAAAAATTAGGAGCGGAAGGTGTAATTGAATAAAATTTCTGACCTGTCAGTGATTTGTTTCTGACAGTAATTAAGCCCCAGAGTTCTCTGTCTCTAAACCCTATTACTCCGTTATGAATTTCTGTTGATCCATCTGACCATCCTAATTTTTCATATACAGGAGGAACTGTGACATTTCCTGTCTCATCCTTTATGCCATAGTAACCGTCTTTCTCAAAAACGCTGAAGTCTTCAGCGTATGAGATTAATGCACTAGTAAAAAATATAAATAATATTAAGCTTCGCATTCTCCCGCAAACAAATATAAAGCGGGCTATTTTTTTTCTGCTTCTGCGGATTCGAGATTAAACAAGTCATTAAGCACCTCTACCAATGTCTCTGCCTCTCCCCGCTTACAAGCAGCTTTCAATTGTAACACGGGAAGTTTGATTACTTTTTGAATCATACTCTTAGTGACTACATCTAATAGCTCCATTTCCTTATCCGATAGCTTCTTATGTCTTGCTAATTCTTCTTTTCTAATTTGATTCAAAGCATTTTTCAGCTTTTGGATGGTTGGTGAAACACCCATTTCATTTTTCCAATTGCCAAACCCTTTTAGTTCTTCTTTTACGATTCGCTCAGCGTCTGGAATAGATTGTTCTCTCACGGAACGAGCCTTTAACGTTCGTTCGGTTAACTGATCAACGTTGTAAAGAGAAATTCCAGGAACGCCTTCAAGATCAGTATTTAAACTTCGAGGTACTGATAAGTCAATCAAGAGCTTATGGATGGAATCTTCCTTGAAGTTTTTTGCTGAGACTATTGGAGATGATGAAGAGACTGCAGAAATGATCACATCATTATTAGAGA is from Marinobacter alexandrii and encodes:
- a CDS encoding WG repeat-containing protein yields the protein MRSLILFIFFTSALISYAEDFSVFEKDGYYGIKDETGNVTVPPVYEKLGWSDGSTEIHNGVIGFRDRELWGLITVRNKSLTGQKFYSITPSAPNFFKASIKGKFSNKLFHGILDSKGNTLISFNYFTIEPIGSHWLVGDFNGKYLQFGIVSFDNQVLVPLQYKSVVESNGLFIGKKKSHKTDLYYSSGELMQLGLDSLSFDDGWIAFRDGYAGFLSIEGKVIHDFVNKNYEKKGIGMNPVSFPKWTIYQADTVLLTWECDSLSTSKSGLLVGYLNGAHHLVLKNNNLLQNHEFLLKDIAVDYLVVQNSRTRKWSVLEENGKSFISGYDSIVFVDNLFLGLQKNEWFLLDLKGGVKNRLPYQQLNYGLRNQLIGKRNNHWGIIDHLNDEIGVFKYDSIITSYDKYLILYLNRWGVLNANGLWSVRPEYEEIIDLGDILAGRRGRGYTIYKNDLKMHKTTARPIKKLGAFTLILGEEGNFGLLNAKGEIEIYPEFESIKLWSDHYELSNDGVSILLNSEGERILRYEEGYQNISGYGEGFFSITKENRMGFVDNKGRLRISNRYDQVGSFQEGRAPILLRGRWGFINKNEQIRVQPYYESVSSFEKGKSIVEVNGMYGLVDKEGNEVLELIWKSIRRLSTGNYLVQNIDSQFGLVDGSGVFILRPAYDQLEDHGSQILVSNNNAWGVLDSDGQQIFKINHREIKVKGNYLMVKD